Proteins co-encoded in one Vicia villosa cultivar HV-30 ecotype Madison, WI unplaced genomic scaffold, Vvil1.0 ctg.000282F_1_1, whole genome shotgun sequence genomic window:
- the LOC131626284 gene encoding uncharacterized protein LOC131626284 codes for MGLGTLPLTSPYYSTFTSKSKLVHNNTNNYNRTKKFIVSAKQEKKEEDKNKQSFFTSVTDALDFAQPRSEQDAQLIADAREATKSGEKMSKEQYGALRRKIGGTYKDFFKSYVEVDGAYVEEGWVDKTCKVCKKDTKGEARQVDKLGRYVHVACAEKAKTGNFFTRLFSLGS; via the exons ATGGGTCTTGGGACTTTGCCATTAACCTCTCCTTATTATTCCACTTTCACTTCAAAATCAAAACTAGTACATAATAATACCAATAACTACAATAGAACCAAAAAATTCATAGTTTCAGCCAAgcaagagaagaaggaagaagatAAGAACAAGCAATCTTTCTTTACAAGTGTAACTGATGCTCTTGATTTTGCTCAACCGAGATCCGAACAAGATGCTCAACTTATAGCAGATGCTAGAGAAGCCACAAAGTCCGGAGAAAAAATGAGCAAAGAACAG TATGGTGCTCTTAGAAGGAAAATTGGTGGAACATATAAGGACTTTTTCAAATCTTATGTTGAAG TGGATGGGGCTTATGTGGAAGAGGGTTGGGTAGACAAAACATGCAAAGTGTGCAAAAAGGACACTAAGGGTGAAGCAAGACAAGTGGATAAGCTTGGAAGATATGTTCATGTAGCATGCGCAGAGAAGGCCAAAACTGGAAATTTCTTTACGAGATTGTTTTCACTAGGATCATGA
- the LOC131626310 gene encoding potassium transporter 2-like, which yields MDLEPGKCWDNSKKGSWKAIMLLAYQSLGVVYGDLSISPLYVFTSTFAEDIEHSETNEEIYGTLSFVFWTLTLIPLFKYVFVVLRADDNGEGGTFALYSLICRHAKVSLIPNRQHADEALSSYKMEEPPEKDNSKVKILLEKYKTLHTALLIVVLLGTCMVIGDGVLTPAISVFSAVSGLEVSIMSKKHHQYAVIPITCFILVCLFALQHYGTHKVGFFFAPIVLTWLLCISTLGLYNIFKWNPHVYKALSPYYMFKFLKKTKISGWLSLGGILLCITGSEAMFADLGHFNYMAIQIAFTFLVYPALILAYMGQAAYLSQHHNSDLQISYYVSVPESVRWPVLILAILASVVGSQAIISGTFSIINQSQSLGCFPRVKVVHTSDKIHGQVYIPEINWMLMILCIAVTIGFRDTKHMGNASGLAVMTVMLVTTCLTSLVIVVCWNKPPILAFCFLLFFGSVELLYFSASLTKFREGAWLPILLALFLMIIMFLWHYATIKKYEYDLHNKVSLDWLLALGPSLGIARVPGIGLVFTDLTTGIPANFSRFVTNLPAYHRVLVFVCVKSVPVPHVTPAERYLVGRVGPAAHRSYRCIVRYGYRDVHQDVDSFESELVQKLSDFIQYDWYRTRGNSMSTEDDGSHSNESSSYRLTVIGTTSFCSQQGYESQQSVQPGSASGFPSVQSMTDVIEMEPMDAAERRVRFAIDNDHESETRSEAGVQMQEEIEDLYAAQEAGIAFILGHSYVKTKQGSSLLKKLALNYGYNFLRRNCRGPDVALKVPPVSLLEVGMVYIV from the exons ATGGATCTTGAACCTGGAAAGTGTTGGGACAACTCAAAG AAGGGTTCTTGGAAGGCTATTATGCTATTGGCATACCAAAGTCTTGGTGTTGTGTATGGAGACTTGAGTATTTCTCCATTGTATGTTTTTACAAGCACTTTTGCTGAGGATATTGAACATTCAGAGACTAATGAAGAGATTTATGGCACTCTTTCTTTTGTGTTTTGGACTCTTACATTGATTCCACTCTTCAAGTATGTGTTTGTTGTTCTTAGAGCTGATGATAATGGAGAGG GTGGTACTTTTGCTCTCTATTCATTGATTTGTAGGCATGCTAAAGTGAGTCTTATACCAAATAGACAGCATGCTGATGAAGCACTTTCTTCATATAAGATGGAGGAGCCTCCGGAGAAAGATAATTCTAAAGTGAAGATTTTGCTTGAGAAGTATAAGACTTTGCATACAGCTTTGTTGATTGTGGTTCTTCTTGGTACTTGTATGGTAATTGGGGATGGAGTGCTTACACCTGCCATTTCTG TTTTCTCAGCAGTATCGGGTCTTGAGGTATCCATCATGTCCAAGAAACACCATCAGT ATGCTGTGATTCCGATCACTTGCTTCATACTGGTGTGTTTGTTTGCGCTTCAACACTATGGTACACATAAGGTGGGGTTCTTTTTTGCACCAATTGTGCTGACATGGTTACTGTGCATTAGCACACTTGGCTTATATAATATATTCAAATGGAATCCTCATGTGTATAAAGCTCTTTCGCCGTATTATATGTTCAAGTTTTTGAAAAAGACAAAGATAAGTGGATGGTTGTCTTTGGGTGGAATATTACTTTGCATAACAG GCTCAGAAGCTATGTTTGCTGATCTTGGCCATTTCAATTATATGGCTATTCAG ATTGCATTCACTTTTCTGGTATATCCTGCACTTATATTGGCATATATGGGTCAAGCTGCTTACTTGTCACAGCATCATAATTCCGATCTCCAAATCAGCTACTATGTCTCCGTTCCAG AAAGTGTTAGGTGGCCTGTGCTTATCTTAGCTATATTAGCTTCTGTTGTGGGGAGCCAAGCAATCATCAGTGGAACATTTTCTATCATAAATCAGAGTCAATCTCTCGGCTGCTTCCCACGAGTTAAGGTTGTTCATACATCAGACAAGATACATGGTCAAGTCTACATCCCAGAAATCAATTGGATGCTCATGATCCTTTGCATTGCTGTTACCATTGGGTTTAGAGACACAAAACACATGGGAAATGCATCAG GGTTAGCAGTGATGACCGTGATGTTGGTAACAACGTGCCTAACTTCTTTAGTGATTGTAGTTTGTTGGAATAAACCGCCAATATTAGCCTTTTGTTTCCTATTGTTTTTTGGCTCCGTTGAACTGCTATATTTCTCGGCTTCACTGACAAAGTTTCGCGAGGGTGCCTGGCTTCCGATCCTCCTCGCCCTCTTCCTAATGATTATAATGTTCCTTTGGCATTACGCGACGATCAAGAAATACGAATACGACCTTCACAACAAGGTTTCACTTGATTGGCTTCTAGCTTTAGGTCCAAGCTTAGGAATTGCCAGAGTCCCTGGAATAGGCCTTGTGTTCACTGATCTCACCACTGGCATTCCTGCGAACTTCTCCCGCTTTGTCACCAACCTCCCCGCGTATCACCGTGTCCTTGTTTTCGTATGTGTAAAATCAGTGCCAGTGCCTCATGTTACCCCGGCAGAGAGGTACCTTGTCGGCCGCGTAGGACCTGCTGCTCATCGATCTTATAGATGTATAGTCAGATACGGATATCGTGACGTTCACCAGGACGTTGATTCATTTGAATCCGAACTAGTACAGAAGTTGTCTGACTTTATCCAATACGATTGGTATCGAACTCGTGGGAATAGCATGAGCACTGAAGACGACGGTTCACACTCGAACGAATCATCAAGTTACAGACTAACCGTGATCGGAACAACAAGTTTCTGCAGCCAACAAGGCTACGAGAGTCAGCAGAGTGTCCAACCCGGGAGCGCGTCTGGATTCCCGTCTGTACAAAGCATGACAGACGTAATCGAGATGGAACCAATGGATGCGGCAGAAAGACGAGTGAGGTTTGCTATTGACAATGATCATGAAAGTGAGACAAGGTCAGAGGCCGGTGTGCAAATGCAGGAAGAGATTGAAGATCTTTATGCTGCACAAGAAGCTGGTATAGCTTTCATTCTTGGACATTCTTATGTGAAAACAAAGCAAGGTTCATCATTGTTGAAGAAGTTGGCACTTAACTATGGATACAATTTCTTGAGAAGGAATTGTAGAGGGCCTGATGTGGCACTTAAGGTTCCACCAGTTTCTTTGTTGGAAGTTGGGATGGTTTATATTGTGTAG